A single region of the Pontibacter kalidii genome encodes:
- a CDS encoding SusC/RagA family TonB-linked outer membrane protein has translation MKQNYSKAWIPPLGRHAKFTSRQMKLATALAVACLLQAPTTATASIAPFAIESSLLSESGMVLQNVEVKGKITDENGEGIPGATVVVKGTTLGTTTDVNGNFSLSVPDGNSTLVVSFIGYKTQEIPVNNRSSITIAMATDTKALQEVVVTGYAVQEKKDLTGAVAVVDVSEMTKQPEAQVSSMLQGRASGVTVLGSGQPGEAQQVRIRGFNTFGNNTPLYVVDGVPTENISTLNPNDVETMQVLKDAGSASIYGSRAANGVIIITTKKGKGKVSVTYDGYYGTQRPSGENPWNLANPQEMAELEWLVAKNSNTSPSPRLYGSGPSPLLPDYLVSGEGVTLTGVMEGDPAADPSRYNVNPFYTGGSTELSTFYRIARANKEGTDWYSEIFRPAPITSHNVAVSSGGEMGSFYFAANYFNQQGVLENTYFKRYTVRANSSFNVNKNIRVGENLAYSIIENPQIGGGENLINMAYRLQPIIPVYDIMGNFSGSSGGGLGNARNPVAQLDRLKNNKVLNNRLFGNVYAEADFLNHFTARTIFGGEMYNNNSRSFTYPEYENGENNTINQYNQSASNGYNWTWTNTLTFKKNFNDVHDVTVVVGSEAYNNYWNEVGGSTQGFFSFDPNFTGLGTGSGTRNNFSNRSEDALYSLIGRLDYNLKDKYLFGFVIRRDGSSRFGENNRYGVFPAASAGWRISQENFMQGISWISDLKLRGGYGVMGNQINVDPKNAFTTFNSDRNLSYYDIGGTNNSVIEGFRKARIGNPDAKWETNINSNIGIDATLLNGKIDITADYYYKRIEDLLFNVELPGTAGGATVPSVNIAEMRNKGLDAAITGHFDITSDFRLDLTATITTYNNEILKVSNGPQYFDLEGRRFNGSLIVRNQIGSPMSSFFGYQIEGFWDDEAEISDANELARTSTGDPNAIYQADVKPGRFRYADTNGDGIITPDDRTVLGNPNPDFTYGLNIAATYKNFDFTMFLYGSQGNDIWNQVKWWTDFNPNFVGAKSKTALYDSWTPENPNATAPIQETSGSFSTTNVPNSYYVENGSYLRAKNVQLGYTLPTNLLSSYGIGSLRVYVQAANLFTITKYSGLDPEISGGTRAFGIDEGNYPNMRQYIAGVNVSF, from the coding sequence TTTCGGAGAGCGGCATGGTACTGCAGAACGTTGAGGTAAAGGGTAAGATAACCGACGAAAACGGGGAAGGCATACCAGGGGCCACCGTTGTAGTGAAGGGAACGACACTAGGCACCACCACTGACGTGAATGGCAACTTCAGCCTGAGCGTGCCGGATGGCAACAGCACCCTGGTTGTTTCTTTCATTGGCTACAAGACACAGGAAATACCGGTAAACAACCGCTCCTCCATAACCATAGCCATGGCTACCGACACAAAGGCGCTGCAGGAAGTGGTGGTGACGGGCTATGCGGTACAGGAGAAAAAGGACCTGACCGGCGCCGTGGCTGTGGTAGACGTGTCCGAGATGACCAAACAACCGGAGGCACAAGTTTCGAGCATGTTACAAGGGCGAGCATCCGGTGTTACGGTTCTTGGATCAGGACAACCAGGAGAGGCGCAGCAGGTTAGGATACGTGGTTTTAACACCTTCGGAAACAATACCCCTCTGTATGTAGTAGATGGGGTTCCTACCGAAAATATCAGCACTCTAAACCCCAACGATGTGGAAACCATGCAGGTACTGAAGGATGCCGGCTCTGCCTCTATCTACGGCTCCCGTGCTGCCAATGGGGTGATCATCATCACAACAAAAAAAGGCAAAGGCAAAGTATCGGTGACGTATGATGGCTACTACGGCACGCAGCGCCCGTCAGGAGAAAACCCCTGGAACCTGGCCAATCCTCAAGAAATGGCCGAACTGGAATGGTTAGTAGCTAAAAACAGCAATACTAGCCCAAGTCCTCGTCTGTATGGCTCTGGGCCTAGCCCTTTACTGCCTGACTACCTGGTATCAGGCGAGGGAGTTACGCTGACTGGCGTGATGGAAGGAGACCCGGCAGCAGACCCTTCACGCTATAATGTAAATCCTTTTTATACAGGAGGAAGTACAGAACTGAGCACTTTCTACCGTATTGCAAGGGCAAACAAAGAAGGCACTGACTGGTACAGCGAAATATTTAGACCAGCCCCTATTACGAGCCACAATGTGGCGGTAAGTAGCGGTGGTGAGATGGGAAGTTTTTACTTTGCTGCAAACTACTTTAATCAGCAGGGGGTACTGGAAAACACCTACTTCAAGCGATACACCGTAAGAGCAAACAGCTCCTTTAATGTAAACAAGAACATCCGGGTAGGGGAAAACCTGGCCTATTCCATCATTGAGAATCCTCAGATAGGGGGCGGCGAGAACCTAATAAACATGGCCTATCGCCTGCAGCCCATCATCCCGGTGTATGATATAATGGGGAACTTCTCTGGCTCTTCTGGTGGTGGCTTAGGGAATGCCAGAAATCCGGTGGCGCAGCTTGATAGACTAAAAAACAATAAGGTGCTCAATAACCGCCTTTTTGGTAATGTGTATGCTGAAGCGGACTTCCTGAATCACTTCACAGCGCGCACCATCTTTGGTGGTGAAATGTATAATAACAACAGCCGCTCCTTCACCTATCCAGAGTATGAAAATGGTGAGAATAATACCATCAACCAGTACAATCAAAGTGCTAGTAATGGCTATAACTGGACCTGGACCAACACATTAACCTTTAAAAAGAATTTTAATGATGTACATGATGTGACAGTTGTGGTTGGCTCTGAAGCTTACAATAATTACTGGAACGAGGTGGGCGGTTCAACCCAGGGCTTTTTCTCATTTGACCCGAATTTTACTGGCCTAGGAACAGGTTCTGGTACGCGTAATAACTTTAGCAACAGAAGCGAAGATGCATTATACTCATTAATAGGCAGGTTAGATTATAACCTGAAAGACAAATACCTCTTTGGGTTTGTAATTAGAAGAGATGGTTCTTCCAGGTTTGGTGAAAACAACCGGTATGGGGTATTCCCAGCGGCAAGTGCTGGTTGGCGAATCTCTCAGGAAAACTTTATGCAGGGCATCAGCTGGATTTCAGACCTGAAGCTCCGTGGTGGTTATGGTGTGATGGGTAACCAGATAAATGTGGATCCTAAAAACGCCTTTACTACTTTTAATTCTGATAGAAACCTGTCCTACTATGACATTGGCGGCACCAATAACTCTGTCATAGAAGGCTTTAGGAAGGCCCGCATTGGTAACCCAGATGCGAAGTGGGAAACCAACATTAACAGTAACATTGGTATCGATGCGACATTACTAAATGGCAAAATTGATATTACCGCTGATTACTACTACAAGAGAATAGAGGACTTACTGTTTAATGTGGAACTTCCAGGCACTGCTGGTGGAGCAACAGTACCATCCGTAAATATTGCCGAAATGCGAAATAAGGGATTGGATGCAGCAATAACAGGGCATTTTGACATCACCTCTGATTTCAGGTTGGATTTAACTGCTACAATAACAACCTATAACAATGAGATATTAAAAGTATCAAATGGTCCTCAGTATTTCGATCTAGAAGGCCGTCGTTTCAACGGAAGCTTAATTGTTCGTAACCAGATAGGTTCTCCGATGAGCTCCTTCTTTGGCTATCAGATAGAGGGCTTCTGGGATGATGAGGCTGAAATAAGCGATGCAAATGAGTTGGCCAGAACCTCTACAGGTGATCCAAACGCTATCTACCAGGCAGATGTGAAACCAGGCCGCTTTCGCTATGCCGATACCAACGGCGATGGAATTATCACACCTGATGACAGAACCGTGCTAGGAAATCCCAATCCTGATTTCACCTATGGCTTGAATATAGCCGCTACCTACAAGAACTTCGACTTTACTATGTTCCTGTATGGCTCGCAAGGAAATGACATATGGAACCAGGTAAAATGGTGGACGGATTTCAATCCGAACTTTGTAGGGGCAAAAAGTAAAACAGCACTCTACGATTCTTGGACCCCAGAGAATCCTAATGCGACAGCACCCATACAGGAAACGAGTGGTTCTTTCAGTACAACCAACGTTCCTAATTCTTACTATGTCGAGAATGGCTCATACTTAAGGGCCAAAAACGTGCAGTTAGGCTATACATTACCAACAAACCTGCTAAGCAGCTATGGCATTGGCAGTTTACGGGTTTATGTGCAGGCTGCTAACTTGTTCACCATAACCAAGTACTCTGGCCTGGATCCTGAAATTTCCGGCGGCACCAGAGCATTCGGAATAGACGAAGGTAATTATCCTAACATGCGCCAGTACATAGCCGGTGTCAACGTTTCCTTCTAA
- a CDS encoding RagB/SusD family nutrient uptake outer membrane protein, which translates to MTAAVVSTMQLLPSCGDDFLEKPVIGELGEEIIANEAGLEKLLIGAYAALDGQGNGAAIAGGGQWEAAPTNWIYGSVAGGEAHKGSDGADQPAINSIATFISDPSNGFFNTKWKALYEGVTRANSTLKILAKATDVPSATKQRIEGEARFLRGHYYFELKKMFNMVPWIDETTENYNQPNNVDIWPKIEADFQFAMDNLPNTQAQVGRANKWAAAAYLGKTYLYQKKYAEAKGIFDQVITSGVTSNGLKYGLVDKFKDNFDAANENNKESVFAIQMVANDGTGTIANANQGEMLNYPYNSPFRCCGFFQPTIDLANSYRTNAQGLPYLDNYNATALKHDQGIASNQAFTPDTQPVDPRLDWTVGRRGIPFLDWGAHPGQAWIRLQSYAGPYSSKKHIYWQATADTYSDQSSWAPGSAINVVLIRYADVLLMAAEAEAQLGNLSQAQEYVNMVRARAALPVNKVYEYKDPENPTAGFTNEEAANYNVAPYPDGYFAGLGKEQALEAIYFERKLELALEGHRFFDLVRWGKAAEELNSFFGYEGALLPDVRGGNFIQGKHEYFPIPQRQIDLQTQGGVSALTQNPGY; encoded by the coding sequence ATGACAGCTGCAGTAGTTAGCACTATGCAGTTGCTACCGTCTTGCGGTGATGATTTTCTTGAAAAGCCAGTCATCGGAGAATTAGGCGAGGAGATAATTGCCAATGAGGCAGGCTTAGAAAAACTTTTAATCGGTGCCTATGCTGCCTTAGACGGTCAGGGTAATGGAGCTGCCATTGCCGGTGGAGGTCAGTGGGAGGCTGCACCTACTAACTGGATATACGGTAGTGTGGCCGGGGGAGAGGCTCATAAGGGTAGCGATGGCGCAGACCAGCCTGCCATCAACTCTATCGCCACCTTCATCTCGGACCCAAGCAACGGCTTCTTCAATACCAAGTGGAAAGCTTTGTACGAAGGTGTAACCCGTGCAAACTCCACCTTAAAGATACTCGCAAAGGCAACTGATGTACCCAGTGCTACTAAGCAGCGAATTGAAGGGGAGGCACGCTTTCTACGTGGGCATTATTATTTTGAGTTGAAGAAGATGTTTAACATGGTGCCTTGGATAGATGAAACGACCGAAAATTATAACCAGCCGAACAATGTTGATATTTGGCCAAAGATTGAGGCGGATTTTCAGTTTGCCATGGATAACTTGCCTAACACACAGGCACAGGTAGGTCGGGCTAATAAATGGGCCGCCGCAGCTTATCTGGGAAAAACTTACTTGTACCAGAAAAAGTATGCCGAGGCAAAAGGCATCTTTGACCAGGTGATTACATCCGGCGTTACCTCTAATGGGCTTAAGTATGGCTTAGTGGATAAATTCAAAGATAACTTTGATGCCGCCAATGAGAACAACAAGGAGTCTGTTTTTGCTATCCAGATGGTGGCTAACGATGGTACCGGTACTATTGCAAATGCCAACCAAGGCGAAATGCTGAACTACCCGTACAACAGCCCGTTCCGCTGCTGCGGGTTCTTCCAGCCGACTATAGACCTGGCTAATTCCTACCGTACCAATGCTCAGGGCCTGCCTTACCTGGACAATTACAACGCCACCGCGTTAAAGCATGACCAAGGCATCGCTTCCAACCAGGCCTTCACGCCAGATACACAGCCCGTGGACCCGCGCCTGGACTGGACAGTAGGCCGTCGTGGTATTCCGTTCCTGGATTGGGGTGCACATCCAGGTCAGGCATGGATTCGTTTGCAAAGCTATGCTGGTCCTTATTCTTCTAAGAAGCATATTTACTGGCAGGCTACTGCCGATACTTACTCTGACCAAAGCTCATGGGCCCCGGGCTCTGCTATAAACGTAGTATTGATCCGTTATGCAGACGTACTGTTAATGGCCGCAGAAGCCGAGGCCCAGCTGGGCAACTTGTCGCAGGCACAGGAGTACGTGAACATGGTGCGCGCCAGAGCCGCCTTGCCGGTAAACAAAGTGTATGAGTACAAAGATCCGGAAAACCCGACAGCCGGTTTCACCAACGAGGAAGCTGCCAATTACAACGTGGCGCCTTATCCGGATGGTTATTTTGCAGGCTTGGGTAAAGAACAAGCACTGGAGGCGATCTACTTTGAGCGCAAGTTGGAGCTCGCCCTGGAAGGTCATCGTTTCTTTGACCTGGTACGTTGGGGCAAGGCTGCAGAGGAGCTAAATTCCTTCTTCGGCTATGAAGGGGCGCTGTTGCCAGATGTGAGAGGAGGCAACTTCATTCAAGGAAAGCATGAGTATTTCCCAATCCCACAAAGGCAGATAGACCTGCAAACACAGGGAGGAGTTTCTGCTCTGACACAAAACCCTGGGTACTAA
- a CDS encoding GMC oxidoreductase has translation MANFNTSKFADHTYDAIVIGSGISGGWAAKELCDKGLKTLVLERGRNVEHLKDYPTATKNPWDFPHRGRLSLELREENPIASRCYAFKEDATHFFVKDQEHPYVQEKPFDWIRGYQVGGKSLLWARQTQRWSKYDFEGPARDGFAVDWPIRYDDIAPWYSHVERFVGISGNKDGVDTLPDGEFLPPWEMNVVEKAIRKRIVETYQDRHVMIGRCAHLTKPEEIHHQQGRGQCQARTKCQRGCPYGGYFSSNSSTLPWAAKTGNLTLRPDSVVHSILYDEQKGKAVGVRVVDAHTKEATEYFAKIIFVNAAALNTNLILLNSTSSRFPNGLGNDNGLLGKYVAFHNYRGSLSASMEGYEDSYYYGRRPCAVMMPNFRNVHKQETDFLRGYMVFYSAGRGRGGAAPNGEQLGAAYKDALSEPGGWGIYMMMQGETIPKENNYVSLSASEKDAWGVPLLKVSVGYDDNDEKSLKDFLVQGAEMLDKAGCKNIHANDSKQAPGLDIHEMGGVRMGHDPKTSLLNKYNQLHACKNVFVTDGACMTSTGTQNPSLTYMALTARAVDYAVSEMKKGNL, from the coding sequence ATGGCAAATTTCAATACTTCCAAATTCGCTGACCATACCTATGATGCCATCGTGATCGGGTCTGGGATCAGTGGTGGCTGGGCTGCCAAAGAGCTATGTGATAAAGGGCTGAAAACCCTGGTGCTGGAGCGGGGAAGGAATGTGGAGCACCTGAAGGATTATCCCACGGCAACCAAGAACCCCTGGGACTTTCCGCACCGTGGCCGTCTGTCGCTGGAGCTCAGGGAAGAAAACCCGATCGCCTCCAGGTGCTATGCCTTTAAAGAGGATGCTACCCATTTCTTTGTAAAGGATCAGGAACACCCTTATGTGCAGGAAAAGCCCTTTGACTGGATACGCGGTTACCAGGTGGGCGGCAAGTCGCTTTTATGGGCGCGGCAGACCCAGCGCTGGAGCAAGTATGATTTCGAAGGCCCGGCCCGCGACGGTTTTGCCGTGGACTGGCCTATCCGCTACGATGATATTGCCCCCTGGTACAGCCACGTGGAACGTTTTGTCGGGATCAGCGGAAACAAAGATGGAGTAGACACCCTGCCAGATGGGGAGTTTCTGCCCCCCTGGGAGATGAACGTGGTCGAGAAAGCCATCCGCAAGCGGATTGTAGAAACTTACCAGGACCGCCATGTAATGATTGGCCGTTGCGCCCACTTAACCAAGCCTGAGGAAATCCATCACCAGCAGGGACGCGGGCAGTGCCAGGCCAGAACGAAGTGCCAGCGCGGCTGCCCCTACGGCGGCTACTTCTCCTCCAACTCCTCCACACTGCCTTGGGCTGCTAAAACCGGTAACCTCACCCTGCGCCCCGACTCGGTGGTGCATTCCATACTTTATGATGAGCAAAAAGGCAAAGCCGTAGGGGTACGCGTAGTGGACGCACACACCAAGGAAGCGACCGAGTACTTCGCCAAGATTATTTTCGTGAACGCGGCGGCGCTGAACACCAACCTCATCCTGCTCAACTCCACTTCTTCCCGCTTTCCGAATGGTCTGGGCAATGATAATGGGCTACTGGGCAAGTATGTGGCCTTTCACAATTACCGGGGTTCGCTTTCGGCAAGTATGGAAGGCTACGAAGACAGCTACTACTACGGCCGTCGTCCGTGTGCGGTCATGATGCCTAACTTTAGGAACGTGCACAAGCAGGAAACCGACTTTCTGCGGGGGTACATGGTGTTCTATAGCGCCGGCAGAGGCAGGGGAGGCGCTGCTCCGAACGGCGAGCAGCTTGGAGCGGCCTATAAGGATGCGTTGTCGGAGCCAGGTGGTTGGGGCATTTACATGATGATGCAAGGGGAGACGATCCCGAAGGAAAACAACTACGTTAGCCTAAGTGCCAGTGAGAAGGATGCATGGGGTGTGCCTTTGTTGAAGGTATCGGTTGGGTATGATGACAATGACGAAAAGTCACTGAAGGACTTTTTGGTGCAGGGTGCGGAGATGCTGGACAAGGCGGGATGCAAGAACATACACGCCAATGACAGCAAACAGGCGCCGGGGCTCGACATCCACGAGATGGGCGGCGTCAGGATGGGCCACGACCCGAAGACCTCGCTCTTGAACAAGTATAACCAGCTGCACGCCTGTAAGAACGTTTTCGTGACCGATGGCGCCTGTATGACCTCTACCGGCACGCAAAACCCCTCCCTCACCTACATGGCCCTAACGGCAAGAGCCGTGGATTATGCGGTAAGTGAAATGAAGAAGGGTAATCTGTAA
- a CDS encoding DUF1080 domain-containing protein, which yields MRKISFVLLALLMLSTGVMGQRKNDQRTLSTKIADLLAELPARDEKHLEASMAGIAAMGEEGILQMAGMLSAPGKGDNTNIEYALGGFSTYVMESEREDWRKMSANAYCKALQSADHEENKAFLIRQLQMVGDDQAVACLQGYLGDGRLCGPAARALTSINTPAASLALLQGLQRAQGDCQLSLVGALGDTRHAAAVPALTPLASSQDEKLRKLALFALANIADPAAEVALAKAAEEDNYKFDKDNAVAAYLLYAKRLAEKGQPEQALRIAQSILGKTATDEQVHTRTAALKLLSDIQKEQSMPLLVNAAGDASKEYRAAALKFAGPYLTADNTSLWVKKQKKADAAVQAEIITMLGKNGAKGALPAVQKALKSKEEQVRLAAIGAAGKLGQEEALPSLLKAMRKGGEQEAIAVRNALLIMKGDGMTDKVSQALPKMPAVAQAELLAVLGARGENRRFQEVLPYAKHNSPAVRMAALEALANIASKENLPQLFTLLNETSQPEELEAVQKAVVAAVGDYENQAEKAELVLQKMNEAPAEKRSAYFNILASIGGDQALQAVTQAFQNGDATTKTAALSALSQWSDVSAANELYRISASASNATYLDQALRGYVRAVSIAKYPAAQKVLMLRKAMEVAKTTEQKQLILTQVGRNRTFPALVFAGKYLDEPALQQQAAHAVMNIALSSTDFQGDVVREYLNKTIQVLQGPDSEYQKESMRKFLAEMPKGEGFVAMFNGKDLTGWKGLVENPIARAKMDKKTLAQKQQQADEQMRKSWIVQNGELIFTGKGDNIASVKKYGDIEMFVDWKIFDDGHKEGDAGIYLRGTPQVQIWDTSRVNVGAQVGSGGLYNNKVHPSKPLKVADNPLGEWNTFRILMQGDRVTVYLNGELVTDNVILENFWNRDLPIFAEEQIELQAHGSRVAYRDIYIREIPRPKPFELSAAEKKEGFKVLFDGTNMHNWQGNTTDYTIEDGVLVVHKPKFGSGGNLFTKEEYSDFVFRFEFKLTPGANNGLGVRAPLEGDAAYEGMELQILDNDADIYRNLEEYQYHGSVYGVLTAKRGALKPVGEWNYQEVILKGPKVKVILNGTTILDGDIAQASKNGTLDGKNHPGLKRQKGYIGFLGHGSTVWFRNIRVKDLSKNQKAL from the coding sequence ATGAGAAAAATATCATTCGTGCTCCTGGCTTTGCTTATGTTAAGCACAGGCGTTATGGGGCAACGCAAAAACGATCAGCGGACCCTTTCCACGAAAATCGCAGATTTGCTGGCAGAGCTGCCGGCCAGGGACGAAAAGCACCTGGAGGCAAGTATGGCAGGCATTGCTGCCATGGGCGAGGAAGGAATCCTGCAAATGGCCGGCATGTTGTCGGCACCTGGCAAGGGCGACAATACCAATATAGAATACGCTTTAGGCGGTTTCTCCACTTACGTGATGGAGTCGGAGCGGGAGGACTGGCGGAAAATGAGCGCCAACGCCTATTGCAAGGCGCTCCAGAGCGCCGATCATGAGGAGAACAAGGCCTTTTTGATCCGGCAGCTGCAAATGGTTGGGGACGACCAGGCTGTCGCTTGCCTGCAGGGGTACCTGGGCGATGGCCGCCTCTGCGGTCCTGCCGCCAGAGCCCTGACAAGTATAAACACTCCTGCCGCCAGCCTTGCGCTGCTGCAGGGGCTGCAGCGTGCGCAAGGTGATTGCCAGCTATCTCTAGTAGGAGCCTTGGGTGATACCCGCCATGCCGCAGCTGTGCCGGCCTTAACGCCCCTGGCCAGCAGCCAGGATGAAAAACTGCGCAAGCTGGCCCTCTTTGCTTTGGCCAACATCGCGGACCCGGCTGCCGAGGTTGCTCTGGCCAAAGCGGCGGAAGAGGATAACTACAAATTCGACAAAGATAACGCCGTTGCCGCCTACCTGCTGTATGCCAAACGGCTGGCAGAGAAGGGGCAGCCGGAGCAGGCCCTGCGCATTGCCCAATCGATCTTAGGTAAAACTGCCACGGATGAGCAGGTGCACACGCGCACGGCAGCCCTGAAGCTTTTGAGCGACATTCAGAAAGAACAAAGTATGCCGCTTCTGGTAAACGCAGCAGGCGATGCGAGTAAAGAATATCGCGCTGCCGCCCTGAAGTTTGCCGGGCCATACCTGACAGCAGATAACACCTCGCTGTGGGTGAAGAAACAGAAGAAAGCCGATGCCGCAGTACAGGCAGAGATCATCACCATGCTGGGCAAAAACGGTGCGAAGGGCGCCTTGCCTGCAGTGCAAAAAGCATTGAAGAGCAAAGAGGAACAGGTAAGGCTCGCCGCCATAGGTGCTGCCGGTAAGCTGGGGCAGGAAGAAGCCTTGCCCTCCCTATTGAAAGCCATGCGCAAAGGTGGTGAACAAGAAGCCATTGCCGTTAGAAACGCTCTTTTGATCATGAAAGGCGATGGGATGACGGATAAAGTCTCGCAGGCCTTGCCGAAAATGCCGGCGGTAGCACAGGCAGAGCTGTTGGCGGTTCTGGGTGCCCGCGGGGAGAACAGGAGGTTTCAGGAGGTGTTGCCTTACGCCAAACACAACAGCCCTGCTGTGCGCATGGCTGCGCTGGAGGCACTTGCCAACATAGCCAGCAAAGAGAACCTGCCGCAGTTATTTACCCTCCTGAACGAGACATCCCAGCCGGAAGAACTGGAGGCGGTGCAAAAAGCCGTTGTGGCCGCCGTAGGTGATTATGAAAACCAGGCGGAGAAAGCCGAACTGGTGCTGCAGAAGATGAACGAGGCGCCCGCAGAAAAGCGATCTGCTTACTTTAACATACTGGCAAGTATAGGCGGAGACCAAGCACTTCAGGCTGTTACGCAGGCCTTCCAAAACGGTGATGCGACCACCAAAACTGCCGCCCTGTCTGCGCTATCGCAATGGTCGGATGTAAGTGCGGCCAATGAATTGTATCGTATCAGCGCAAGTGCAAGCAATGCAACCTACCTGGACCAGGCGCTGAGAGGCTATGTTCGCGCCGTGAGCATTGCCAAATATCCTGCAGCCCAGAAGGTGCTGATGCTGCGCAAGGCCATGGAGGTGGCCAAAACCACCGAGCAAAAGCAGCTTATCCTCACGCAAGTAGGCAGAAACCGGACCTTCCCGGCCCTGGTGTTTGCCGGAAAGTACCTGGATGAGCCTGCCTTGCAGCAACAGGCGGCGCATGCCGTCATGAACATCGCTTTGTCCAGCACTGATTTCCAGGGAGACGTGGTACGGGAGTATCTGAACAAAACGATTCAGGTGCTGCAGGGGCCGGACAGCGAGTACCAGAAAGAGTCGATGCGCAAGTTCCTGGCGGAGATGCCAAAAGGCGAAGGCTTCGTGGCGATGTTTAACGGCAAAGACCTGACCGGCTGGAAAGGCCTGGTGGAAAACCCTATTGCGCGGGCCAAGATGGACAAGAAGACGCTGGCCCAAAAGCAGCAACAGGCCGATGAGCAGATGCGAAAAAGCTGGATTGTGCAGAACGGCGAACTGATCTTCACAGGCAAAGGCGATAACATTGCTTCTGTCAAGAAGTATGGCGACATCGAAATGTTCGTGGACTGGAAAATCTTTGATGACGGTCACAAGGAAGGCGACGCCGGTATTTACCTGCGGGGCACACCACAGGTGCAGATCTGGGATACTTCCCGGGTGAACGTAGGCGCACAGGTAGGTTCCGGTGGCCTGTACAACAACAAAGTACACCCAAGCAAACCGCTGAAAGTGGCCGACAACCCTCTGGGCGAGTGGAATACCTTCCGTATCCTGATGCAAGGCGACCGGGTGACGGTATACCTAAACGGGGAACTGGTGACAGACAACGTTATCCTGGAGAACTTCTGGAACCGGGACCTGCCAATCTTCGCGGAGGAGCAGATAGAGCTGCAGGCACACGGCTCCAGAGTGGCTTACCGCGATATTTACATCCGCGAGATTCCACGCCCCAAGCCGTTTGAACTGAGCGCAGCAGAGAAGAAAGAAGGCTTTAAGGTACTATTCGACGGGACCAACATGCACAACTGGCAGGGAAACACCACCGACTATACCATAGAAGATGGGGTGCTGGTGGTGCATAAGCCTAAGTTCGGCAGCGGCGGTAACCTGTTCACAAAAGAAGAGTACAGCGATTTCGTATTCCGCTTTGAGTTTAAACTGACACCAGGGGCAAACAATGGCCTGGGCGTGCGCGCTCCACTTGAAGGAGATGCCGCCTACGAAGGCATGGAGCTGCAGATCCTGGACAACGACGCCGACATCTACCGAAACCTGGAGGAGTACCAGTATCATGGTTCTGTGTACGGAGTGCTGACCGCAAAGCGAGGCGCTTTGAAGCCGGTAGGCGAGTGGAACTACCAGGAAGTGATCCTGAAAGGACCAAAGGTGAAGGTCATCCTCAACGGCACGACCATCCTGGACGGCGACATAGCCCAGGCAAGTAAAAACGGAACGCTGGATGGAAAGAATCACCCGGGGCTGAAGCGCCAGAAAGGCTACATTGGCTTCCTGGGACACGGCTCCACCGTTTGGTTCCGTAACATCCGTGTCAAAGACCTGAGCAAGAACCAGAAAGCTCTATAG